Proteins encoded by one window of Babylonia areolata isolate BAREFJ2019XMU chromosome 8, ASM4173473v1, whole genome shotgun sequence:
- the LOC143284820 gene encoding uncharacterized protein LOC143284820 isoform X2 yields the protein MASNRAVSLVTSVVLCVLFTGCNGGEFCTTIESDGSESSTYCPFGCCGTYPNQECCGASVTGVVVGGAVAGVILLSLIITGIIKSKGRPGQVVQQPPPPPPPTVTTV from the exons ATGGCGAGTAACAGGGCTGTTTCTCTCGTTACCTCGGTTGTACTTTGTGTGCTGTTCACAG GCTGCAATGGAGGAGAATTCTGCACGACGATCGAAAGTGACGGCTCGGAGAGCAGTACGTACTGCCCCTTCGGCTGCTGTGGCACATACCCCAATCAGGAATGCTGCGGCGCATCTGT GACTGGGGTGGTCGTGGGAGGAGCGGTGGCGGGTGTCATTCTCCTCTCCCTCATCATCACCGGCATCATCAAGAGCAAGGGTCGTCCCGGACAGGTTGTCCAGcagcctccacctccacctccaccgacCGTCACCACCgtgtag
- the LOC143284820 gene encoding uncharacterized protein LOC143284820 isoform X1, translating into MASNRAVSLVTSVVLCVLFTGCNGGEFCTTIESDGSESSTYCPFGCCGTYPNQECCGASVTGVVVGGAVAGVILLSLIITGIIKSKGRPGQVPALSTPCTRSTRRELSVPPPNYPYPPPAAAAAAVTPDTVGQ; encoded by the exons ATGGCGAGTAACAGGGCTGTTTCTCTCGTTACCTCGGTTGTACTTTGTGTGCTGTTCACAG GCTGCAATGGAGGAGAATTCTGCACGACGATCGAAAGTGACGGCTCGGAGAGCAGTACGTACTGCCCCTTCGGCTGCTGTGGCACATACCCCAATCAGGAATGCTGCGGCGCATCTGT GACTGGGGTGGTCGTGGGAGGAGCGGTGGCGGGTGTCATTCTCCTCTCCCTCATCATCACCGGCATCATCAAGAGCAAGGGTCGTCCCGGACAG GTACCAGCGCTCAGTACCCCATGTACCCGCAGTACCCGGCGGGAGCTGTCTGTGCCACCACCCaactacccctacccccctcctgctgctgctgctgctgctgtgacccCTGACACCGTGGGACAGTGA